A window of Oncorhynchus tshawytscha isolate Ot180627B linkage group LG10, Otsh_v2.0, whole genome shotgun sequence contains these coding sequences:
- the LOC112239223 gene encoding elongation factor 1-delta isoform X2 has product MKSLELENQGLHKVVEDLRAALFKLENRVRVLERSPAVPCAKAVTVQSVKVEEDDDDDMDLFGSDEEDEEAERLKEERIAAYAAKKSKKPALIAKSSILLDVKPWDDETDMSKLEECVRSVVADGLLWGQSKLVPVGYGIKKLQIGCVVEDDKVGTDLLEEEITKFEDYVQSVDVAAFNKI; this is encoded by the exons ATGAAGAGTCTGGAGCTGGAGAACCAGGGACTGCACAAAG tggtgGAGGATCTGAGAGCAGCCTTGTTCAAGCTGGAGAACAGAGTCCGGGTTCTGGAGAGGAGCCCAGCTGTTCCCTGTGCCAAG gCGGTGACTGTTCAGTCTGTGAAGgtagaggaggatgatgatgatgatatggaCCTCTTTGGGagtgatgaggaggatgaagaggcagagaggctgaaggaggagagaatcgCTGCTTACGCTGCCAAGAAGTCCAAGAAACCAGCACTCATCGCCAAGTCCTCTATCCTGCTCGATGTCAAACCT tgggatgatgagacagacatgtctaaGTTGGAGGAGTGTGTGAGGTCTGTTGTAGCTGACGGTCTGCTGTGGGGTCAGTCCAAGCTGGTTCCCGTGGGTTACGGCATAAAGAAGCTCCAGATTGGGTGTGTTGTCGAGGACGACAAGGTGGGGACAGACCTGCTAGAGGAAGAGATCACCAAGTTTGAGGACTAT